The Arachis hypogaea cultivar Tifrunner chromosome 14, arahy.Tifrunner.gnm2.J5K5, whole genome shotgun sequence genome has a segment encoding these proteins:
- the LOC112742940 gene encoding receptor-like protein 6: MRTKTLAKRPPREKIFKRSTKPAIHSQDRTFTPSPSPPRTTPMARTKTTPRYPASAKPTPPPKATPSKPGSSKSGSAKPRSSKGKRPVAEKPVPEPTQPKSSYPKTASWIPTTDCCSSWHGVECDELTGHVTGVDLSSSQLYGSMDGNSTLFSLVHLQSLDLSDNNFNHSQIPARTGDLSQLRHLNLSHGSETTFSGEVPHEVSQLPNLLSLDLRSYIGVDNPDDPINHLRLKTTTLRSLIQNSTRLKELHLSFVTISSFVPNILTNLTHLQKLSLSHCELYGEFPIGVFYLPKLRVLNLEYNRNLSGMLPDFHSSSLISLLNLRGTSFHGSLPASIGNLNSLYWFSISECRFYGSIPSSIGNLTQLEYFKLGYNTISGEIPYSIGNLTNLANLSLVENKLSGEIPYSLFGLENLETLVLGNNLLKGQVELEMFLKLKVLTYLDISSNNLVLITRKGSSNNLTLPPIQAMDLDFCNLTGEIPSWMMNLTALFYLSLSQNNLQGEIPISLFRLENLESLSLSNNFLEGRIDLNVFLNLKNLNFLTLAHNKLTPVSGKLSFNNATLPPLEVLDLVSCNLDEFPVLIQELDALSYLDMSYNDVKSIPNWVWEKRSLESLSVSHGSLTGEISTSICNLKSLVYLDLSYNNLSSEVPSCIGNFSQSLQALMLQGNKLVGRIPQTYAVGSALKIVDLSENNLQGQLPRALVNCKMLEFLNVGHNQINDSFPFWLRTLLELKVISLRHNEFYGPIICPKPCTFSKLHILDFSHNKFSGILTPEMIKSWKSMMMSNASQLAYENNVIKFSGKSWSIYIDYEFTMSNKGIVMTYNELQHLYYMVGIDLSSNRISGTIPDVMGELKSLVLLNLSNNMLSGNIPSSLQKLSNLEALDFSLNNLSGNIPQQLTELTFLEFFDVSYNNLSGPIPENGQFSTFQESSFEGNQELCGIQLLMKKCENHGMGSPPQSDGDQDSGSLLQFDWKIILIGYGGGLVAGLSLGNVFCPNILAWLWRNFMGRNLVF, encoded by the exons ATGAGGACGAAAACCCTGGCTAAAAGGCCTCCTCGTGAGAAAATTTTCAAGCGCTCCACCAAACCTGCAATTCACTCCCAAGACCGAACATTCACACCTTCACCCTCTCCTCCTCGCACTACTCCCATGGCCCGAACTAAGACCACACCAAGGTACCCAGCCTCTGCCAAGCCAACGCCACCACCGAAGGCCACTCCTTCCAAGCCAGGCTCCTCAAAATCTGGTTCTGCAAAGCCTAGATCCTCCAAAGGCAAACGTCCGGTGGCTGAGAAACCTGTTCCTGaaccaacacaacccaaatccag TTATCCTAAAACTGCTTCTTGGATTCCAACTACAGATTGCTGCTCATCATGGCATGGCGTCGAATGCGACGAGCTCACAGGTCATGTGACTGGCGTTGATCTTAGTAGTAGCCAGCTTTATGGTTCCATGGACGGCAATAGCACCCTTTTCTCACTTGTTCATCTTCAGAGCCTTGATCTTTCTGACAACAACTTCAATCACTCTCAAATTCCAGCCAGGACAGGTGATCTTTCACAGCTAAGGCATCTGAATCTTTCTCATGGCTCTGAAACCACATTCTCTGGCGAAGTCCCACATGAAGTTTCACAGCTGCCCAACTTGTTGTCCCTTGATCTGCGCAGCTATATTGGTGTGGATAATCCCGATGATCCAATCAACCATTTGAGACTCAAGACAACCACACTCAGGTCCTTAATTCAAAACTCAACTAGACTCAaagaactccatctctcttttgTGACTATATCATCATTTGTACCGAATATTCTCACAAATCTTACACATCTGCAGAAACTGTCCCTTTCCCATTGTGAACTATATGGTGAATTTCCAATTGGGGTATTCTATCTTCCAAAATTAAGAGTTTTGAATTTAGAGTACAATAGAAACCTGAGTGGCATGTTGCCTGATTTTCACTCAAGTTCACTCATTAGCTTATTGAATCTCAGAGGAACAAGTTTCCATGGTTCTTTACCAGCATCCATTGGAAATCTTAATTCCTTGTATTGGTTCTCAATTTCAGAATGCAGATTTTATGGTTCTATTCCTTCTTCAATAGGGAACCTCACTCAGCTTGAGTATTTTAAGCTTGGATACAATACAATAAGCGGTGAAATTCCATATTCTATAGGAAACTTAACCAATTTAGCAAACTTGAGTCTTGTTGAAAATAAACTTTCTGGTGAAATCCCTTATTCTCTCTTTGGCCTAGAGAACCTTGAAACTCTTGTTCTAGGGAATAATTTGTTGAAGGGACAAGTAGAGCTTGAGATGTTTCTAAAGCTGAAAGTTCTAACTTATCTTGATATATCATCCAATAATTTGGTTTTGATCACTAGGAAAGGTTCTTCCAATAATCTAACGCTTCCTCCAATTCAAGCGATGGATTTGGATTTTTGTAACCTAACCGGTGAAATCCCATCATGGATGATGAACCTAACTGCTTTATTTTACTTGAGTCTTAGTCAAAATAACCTTCAAGGTGAAATCCCTATCTCTCTCTTCAGACTAGAGAATCTTGAATCTCTGTCTTTAAGCAATAATTTTTTGGAAGGACGGATAGATCTTAACGTGTTTCTAAATCTCAAAAACCTTAACTTTCTTACTTTAGCACATAACAAACTGACTCCGGTCAGTGGAAAACTTTCCTTCAATAATGCAACCCTTCCTCCATTAGAAGTACTAGATTTGGTTTCATGCAATCTAGATGAGTTTCCAGTTCTTATTCAAGAGCTGGATGCACTATCTTATCTAGACATGTCGTATAATGATGTGAAGTCTATACCTAATTGGGTATGGGAAAAAAGAAGTCTTGAAAGTTTGTCTGTTTCCCATGGTTCATTAACAGGAGAAATATCCACATCCATATGCAATCTAAAATCACTTGTGTATCTTGATTTGTCCTACAACAACTTAAGTAGCGAGGTTCCTTCATGCATAGGAAACTTCAGCCAATCTCTTCAAGCTTTAATGCTACAAGGAAACAAATTGGTTGGTCGTATTCCTCAAACGTATGCAGTTGGAAGTGCCCTTAAGATTGTGGATTTAAGTGAAAATAATTTACAGGGTCAGTTACCAAGAGCTTTGGTAAATTGTAAAATGCTAGAGTTTCTTAATGTGGGTCATAACCAAATTAATGATTCATTTCCCTTTTGGTTGAGGACTCTTCTTGAGTTGAAAGTTATCTCTCTGCGCCATAATGAATTTTATGGACCCATCATATGCCCAAAGCCATGCACATTTTCTAAGCTTCACATCCTTGATTTTTCTCACAACAAATTCTCCGGAATTTTGACTCCAGAAATGATCAAGAGTTGGAAATCCATGATGATGTCCAACGCAAGTCAATTGGCATATGAGAACAATGTTATAAAGTTCAGTGGAAAATCTTGGTCTATTTACATTGATTATGAATTCACAATGTCTAACAAAGGGATTGTGATGACTTATAATGAACTTCAGCACCTCTACTACATGGTAGGCATTGATCTTTCAAGTAACAGAATTTCTGGAACAATTCCGGATGTCATGGGCGAGTTGAAAAGTCTTGTCTTGCTCAACTTGTCCAATAACATGCTTTCTGGAAACATTCCTTCTTCTTTGCAAAAGCTTTCAAACCTTGAAGCATTGGACTTTTCTCTCAACAACTTGTCGGGAAACATTCCACAGCAATTAACAGAACTCACCTTTTTAGAGTTCTTTGATGTGTCGTACAATAATCTTTCAGGTCCAATACCAGAAAACGGACAATTTTCCACCTTCCAAGAAAGTTCGTTTGAGGGAAATCAAGAATTGTGTGGGATTCAATTGTTGATGAAGAAATGTGAAAATCATGGTATGGGTTCACCGCCTCAGTCTGATGGAGATCAAGATTCAGGATCTTTGCTTCAATTTGATTGGAAAATAATTCTTATTGGATATGGTGGAGGACTAGTTGCTGGACTATCTCTGGGAAATGTTTTTTGTCCGAATATCCTTGCATGGTTATGGAGGAACTTTATGGGAAGAAATCTTGTCTTTTGA